A single genomic interval of Deltaproteobacteria bacterium harbors:
- a CDS encoding type II toxin-antitoxin system Phd/YefM family antitoxin codes for MNKDLNALSSTEFLPLSEVKATLSAQVRKVVLEGKKIAITSNGRPKAVILAYQDFLEILQKLEPECGQTTPLKMIDFNDWKKERPNRKRISESIKQLFDTSHLSRKGQKTYKQKKVKSFERPSK; via the coding sequence ATGAATAAAGACCTCAACGCGCTTTCTTCCACTGAATTTCTGCCGTTGAGCGAAGTCAAAGCAACTCTCTCTGCACAAGTGCGTAAAGTAGTTTTAGAAGGAAAAAAGATAGCCATTACCAGCAATGGTCGACCTAAAGCCGTTATCTTGGCTTATCAAGATTTTCTCGAAATTTTGCAAAAACTCGAGCCTGAATGTGGGCAGACAACTCCCCTGAAAATGATTGATTTCAATGATTGGAAAAAAGAACGACCCAATCGCAAAAGAATCTCTGAATCTATCAAACAACTGTTTGATACCTCTCATTTGTCTCGCAAAGGTCAAAAGACTTATAAACAAAAAAAGGTGAAATCTTTTGAAAGACCTTCA